One Defluviitoga tunisiensis genomic window carries:
- the purL gene encoding phosphoribosylformylglycinamidine synthase subunit PurL gives MNNSVNIQQLALNLGLSILEYNLIVDKLGREPNEFETYLFSAQWSEHCGYKHSKYYLKKLNSSFESENAGYVEIGDNAIVFKVESHNHPSAVEPYQGAATGIGGIVRDILAMGARPVALLNSLKFGDLKESKVKKIFNGVVSGISGYGNTIGIPTVAGEISFHETYNNNPLANVMCIGVSKKDELMSSHADGPDRLMAYVGSKTGPDGVHGASFASKEFGKEESPERPSVQVGDPFAEKNLIEASLEIMKIKGVEACQDMGAAGILSSTSEMAYKGKLGCELYLDKVPIRQNDIKPWEIMLSESQERMLFLIEKGCEEQIKKICDKYMLEFAIIGKTIQTSLYRVFEKEQGKILAELDIDVLVNAPEFYKNNVVPTSFYINRGRKIPSIEESADSILKRILAHPTFGSKRWVYEQFDYQVGTNTLIIPGYADSSAIWLKGTQNAIALTIDSNEIYTYLDPYEGTKNVVYEAARNLISIGAKPLAITDNLNFGNPEENEISWQFEQTIEGLISASRELNTPVVSGNVSFYNSYKDKSIYPTPIIGMVGEIEDITKIINKKFKETNDEIYLIGKQQINLEKIGGSLFLYILKDFIGGEIDTVDPLSELQLHKFILELIDKRLVKSVHDVSKGGLLFSIVETCICSNLGFEGNVGSTIEELFGENQGMFIVSISPTDSSKLEEFATTKKIEFKKLGKVVSKEKGIDIGTHKFDLEELNNIYFNSIPNILEDNRC, from the coding sequence GTGAATAACTCGGTGAATATTCAACAATTAGCCTTAAATTTAGGACTCTCAATATTAGAATATAATTTAATTGTCGATAAATTAGGAAGAGAACCAAACGAATTTGAAACCTATCTTTTTTCTGCTCAATGGTCTGAACATTGTGGTTACAAGCATTCAAAATATTATTTAAAAAAATTAAACAGTAGTTTTGAAAGTGAAAATGCAGGCTATGTTGAAATTGGTGACAATGCTATAGTATTTAAGGTTGAAAGTCATAATCATCCAAGTGCAGTAGAGCCATATCAAGGAGCTGCAACAGGTATTGGGGGAATTGTAAGAGATATTTTAGCTATGGGAGCAAGACCAGTTGCTTTACTTAATTCTTTAAAATTTGGAGATCTTAAAGAATCCAAAGTCAAAAAGATATTTAATGGCGTTGTTTCTGGAATTAGTGGTTATGGAAATACTATAGGGATTCCAACTGTTGCTGGTGAAATATCGTTTCATGAAACTTACAATAATAATCCTTTAGCTAACGTTATGTGTATCGGAGTTTCTAAAAAAGACGAGTTAATGTCATCTCATGCTGATGGTCCTGATAGGTTAATGGCCTATGTTGGTTCTAAAACTGGTCCTGATGGTGTTCATGGTGCTTCTTTTGCTTCTAAGGAATTTGGAAAGGAAGAATCGCCAGAAAGACCTTCTGTACAAGTTGGAGACCCATTTGCAGAAAAAAACTTGATCGAAGCTTCTTTGGAAATAATGAAAATTAAAGGTGTAGAGGCATGTCAAGATATGGGAGCTGCGGGCATCTTAAGTTCTACTTCAGAAATGGCTTATAAAGGTAAATTGGGGTGTGAATTATATTTAGACAAAGTTCCAATTCGACAAAATGATATAAAACCCTGGGAAATAATGCTTTCTGAGTCACAAGAAAGAATGCTTTTTCTAATTGAAAAAGGTTGTGAGGAACAAATAAAAAAAATCTGTGATAAATACATGCTTGAATTTGCAATAATAGGAAAAACAATTCAAACGTCATTATACAGAGTATTTGAAAAAGAACAAGGAAAAATTCTTGCAGAATTAGATATAGATGTGTTGGTTAATGCCCCTGAGTTTTATAAAAATAACGTAGTACCCACATCTTTTTATATAAATAGGGGAAGAAAAATACCATCAATAGAAGAAAGTGCAGATTCTATTTTAAAAAGAATTTTAGCTCATCCAACTTTTGGAAGTAAGAGATGGGTTTATGAACAATTTGATTATCAAGTAGGCACAAATACTTTGATAATTCCAGGCTATGCAGATTCTTCTGCTATATGGTTAAAAGGTACTCAAAATGCAATAGCTCTTACCATTGATAGCAATGAGATTTATACATATTTAGATCCATATGAAGGAACCAAAAATGTTGTTTACGAAGCAGCGAGAAATTTAATTTCTATTGGAGCGAAACCTTTAGCAATTACTGATAATTTAAATTTTGGAAATCCAGAAGAGAATGAAATTTCTTGGCAATTTGAACAAACTATTGAAGGCCTAATTAGTGCAAGCAGAGAATTAAACACACCGGTTGTAAGCGGAAATGTTAGTTTTTATAATTCATATAAAGATAAATCAATATATCCAACGCCTATTATTGGTATGGTAGGAGAAATCGAAGATATTACTAAAATTATCAATAAAAAGTTCAAAGAAACAAACGATGAAATATATCTAATTGGAAAACAGCAGATAAATTTAGAAAAAATAGGAGGTAGTCTTTTTTTATACATATTAAAAGATTTTATTGGCGGAGAAATAGATACTGTGGATCCTTTAAGTGAATTACAACTACATAAATTCATTCTTGAGCTAATTGATAAACGCTTAGTAAAAAGTGTACATGATGTTTCAAAAGGTGGATTATTGTTTTCAATTGTTGAAACTTGTATTTGTAGTAATTTGGGATTTGAAGGCAATGTAGGGTCAACTATCGAGGAGTTATTTGGTGAGAATCAGGGTATGTTTATCGTATCCATTTCACCCACTGATAGTTCGAAGTTGGAAGAATTTGCTACGACTAAAAAAATTGAATTTAAAAAGCTCGGAAAAGTTGTAAGTAAAGAAAAAGGGATAGATATTGGAACACATAAATTTGATTTAGAGGAATTAAATAATATATATTTTAATAGCATTCCAAACATTTTGGAGGATAATAGATGTTAA
- the purC gene encoding phosphoribosylaminoimidazolesuccinocarboxamide synthase — translation MVNNYELELLYEGKAKKVYKYNNYKLLIEFKDDVTAFNGLKKNNIINKGKINKQISSHFFELLNKKGINTHFVRDYDDKSFIAKWTNLIPLEVIVRNYAAGSFCKRYGVKKGYKFEFPLVEFSLKNDELGDPMITSEAILLLKLTSEEILNEIISISKKVNEILSRYLAEVGIILVDFKLEFGLSKEDNQLLLIDEISPDTCRFWDAHTMESFDKDVYREDKGDLITAYTEILGRLKI, via the coding sequence ATGGTAAATAATTACGAACTTGAATTATTATACGAAGGTAAAGCAAAAAAGGTTTATAAATACAATAACTATAAACTTCTTATTGAGTTTAAAGATGATGTTACTGCATTTAACGGATTGAAAAAAAACAATATAATTAACAAAGGTAAAATAAATAAACAAATTTCTTCACATTTCTTTGAATTATTAAACAAAAAAGGAATCAACACTCATTTTGTAAGAGACTATGACGATAAGTCTTTTATAGCTAAATGGACTAACTTAATTCCATTAGAAGTTATAGTAAGAAATTATGCAGCTGGAAGTTTTTGCAAAAGATATGGGGTAAAAAAAGGTTATAAATTTGAATTTCCTTTGGTTGAATTCTCACTAAAAAATGACGAATTAGGAGATCCAATGATTACAAGCGAAGCTATTTTACTTTTAAAGTTGACTTCTGAAGAAATATTAAACGAAATTATTTCTATTTCTAAGAAAGTTAATGAAATTCTTTCTAGATATTTGGCTGAAGTAGGAATTATATTGGTTGATTTTAAACTAGAATTTGGTCTATCTAAAGAAGATAATCAGTTGTTGTTGATTGATGAAATATCACCCGATACTTGTAGATTTTGGGATGCTCATACTATGGAATCTTTTGACAAAGATGTTTATAGAGAAGATAAAGGAGACTTAATTACTGCATACACTGAAATTTTAGGGAGGTTAAAGATATGA
- the purS gene encoding phosphoribosylformylglycinamidine synthase subunit PurS, with translation MKKDTPNKEFVFEIKIKLRDGILDPQGNVTYKILKKLNYPIEQVNFDKSIRLTIQESDFQKANTIAEEIASNILVNPVLEYYQISQIQEE, from the coding sequence ATGAAAAAAGACACGCCAAATAAAGAATTTGTTTTTGAGATAAAAATTAAGCTCAGAGATGGTATATTAGATCCACAAGGAAATGTAACTTATAAGATTCTTAAGAAGTTAAATTATCCAATCGAGCAAGTAAATTTTGATAAAAGTATAAGATTAACAATTCAAGAGAGTGATTTTCAAAAAGCCAATACAATTGCAGAAGAGATAGCTTCTAACATATTAGTAAATCCGGTTTTAGAGTATTATCAAATCTCCCAAATACAAGAGGAGTGA
- the purQ gene encoding phosphoribosylformylglycinamidine synthase I, whose product MKIIKTAVLVFPGTSGERDAHFALQRNNFSVDYLWHDFDQSLEYDLIFLPGGSSFGDYLRPGAFAKYSNVIKSIEKYVLQNRGLVVGIGNGFQILTEVGLLPGGLALNESNTFICKDVLVEAINLETPFSNSINPDNNTFRFSIASRYGRYVVNNNEIDENQIIFKFLHNPNGSSENIAGIVNKDMNVFGTMLHIERSCHPFLGYDEFNPIFESIRRYLTRE is encoded by the coding sequence GTGAAAATAATAAAAACAGCAGTATTAGTTTTCCCGGGAACTAGTGGAGAAAGAGATGCCCATTTTGCACTACAGCGGAACAACTTTTCAGTTGATTATTTATGGCATGATTTTGACCAATCCTTAGAATACGATTTAATTTTTTTGCCAGGAGGTTCTTCTTTTGGAGATTATTTAAGGCCTGGTGCTTTTGCAAAATATTCTAATGTAATAAAAAGCATTGAAAAATACGTTTTACAAAATCGAGGTTTAGTGGTTGGGATAGGAAATGGCTTTCAGATATTAACAGAGGTTGGTTTATTGCCAGGAGGTTTAGCTTTAAATGAATCTAATACTTTTATTTGTAAAGATGTCTTGGTTGAAGCTATAAATCTCGAAACTCCATTTTCTAATTCAATAAATCCTGACAATAATACATTTAGATTTTCGATTGCTAGCAGATATGGTAGATATGTGGTTAATAATAATGAAATTGATGAAAATCAAATTATTTTTAAGTTTCTTCATAATCCTAATGGATCTAGTGAGAATATTGCCGGTATTGTTAATAAAGATATGAACGTATTTGGGACTATGCTTCATATAGAAAGATCTTGTCATCCGTTTTTAGGTTATGATGAATTTAATCCAATTTTTGAATCTATTAGGAGGTATTTAACTCGTGAATAA
- the purF gene encoding amidophosphoribosyltransferase: MLKENCGLFAVYSKDPSYNITSYIIEGLIALQHRGQESAGIAVSDGEKIQTYKGMGIVNEVFTKEVVKKMEGFFGIGHVRYSTNGFSNYTNAEPLTVKYKGEYFSVAHNGQIGNSDYLRNQFEEKGTIFITTSDTELIPHLLVTNLNGLPSSWNTEEITKLIDENISPSYSLLLLFKNKIVAFRDRFGYRPLAICETKNGIYIASEDSAFKFFNLNGAKIREIEPGEMVQIDSNGIKSFIVNKNKDYKYCFFEHIYFARPDSNIFGDNVHLMREQLGELVAKEHPVMADIVVPVMDSGFSAALGYSKASGIPMELGLMRNKYIGRTFIDPDVKDRKLSVKRKLSPVNAVIENKKIVLIDDSMVRGTTMKHIVKMLKENGAKEVHIRIASPMVVNSCFWGIDIPDKSEIIGANRTKTDIKILLDADSLEFISLEFLLNYLGKKGKNYCFHCFQVT; encoded by the coding sequence ATGTTAAAAGAAAATTGTGGATTATTCGCTGTATATTCAAAAGACCCATCTTATAACATAACTTCATATATTATTGAAGGTCTAATCGCTTTACAACATAGAGGACAAGAATCAGCTGGTATAGCTGTATCTGATGGAGAAAAGATTCAAACATACAAAGGAATGGGTATAGTAAACGAAGTATTTACAAAAGAAGTAGTTAAAAAAATGGAAGGTTTTTTTGGGATTGGACATGTTAGATATTCCACAAATGGTTTTTCAAATTATACAAACGCTGAACCATTAACTGTTAAATATAAGGGAGAATATTTTAGTGTAGCCCATAACGGGCAAATAGGAAATAGTGATTATTTAAGGAATCAATTTGAGGAAAAAGGAACGATTTTTATTACAACTTCAGACACAGAATTAATCCCTCATCTGTTGGTTACCAATTTAAATGGTTTACCTTCGAGTTGGAATACTGAAGAAATAACTAAATTAATTGATGAAAATATTTCACCTTCTTATTCTTTGCTTTTGTTGTTTAAAAATAAAATTGTTGCATTTAGAGATAGATTTGGCTATAGGCCATTAGCTATTTGCGAAACAAAGAATGGTATATATATAGCCTCAGAAGATAGCGCATTCAAGTTTTTTAATTTAAATGGAGCAAAGATAAGAGAAATAGAACCCGGAGAAATGGTACAAATAGATTCAAATGGAATTAAAAGTTTTATAGTAAACAAAAATAAAGACTATAAATACTGTTTTTTTGAACATATCTATTTTGCAAGGCCCGATTCTAATATTTTTGGAGATAACGTTCATTTAATGAGGGAACAGCTAGGAGAATTAGTAGCAAAAGAACATCCTGTCATGGCAGACATAGTTGTTCCCGTTATGGATAGTGGTTTTTCAGCAGCTTTAGGATATTCTAAGGCCTCGGGAATTCCTATGGAACTAGGTTTAATGAGAAATAAATATATTGGAAGAACATTTATAGACCCTGATGTTAAGGATAGAAAATTAAGTGTAAAAAGAAAGCTTTCACCAGTAAATGCTGTTATTGAAAATAAAAAGATTGTTTTGATTGATGATTCAATGGTTAGGGGAACGACAATGAAACATATAGTTAAGATGTTGAAGGAAAATGGTGCTAAGGAAGTACACATTAGAATAGCTTCTCCTATGGTAGTTAATTCATGTTTTTGGGGAATTGACATTCCCGATAAGTCTGAGATAATTGGTGCTAATAGAACAAAAACTGATATAAAAATACTTTTAGATGCTGATTCTTTAGAGTTTATATCTTTAGAATTTCTCTTAAACTATTTGGGGAAAAAAGGCAAAAACTATTGTTTTCATTGTTTTCAAGTAACATAA
- a CDS encoding 5-(carboxyamino)imidazole ribonucleotide mutase has protein sequence MAKKVLIISGSKSDDIFVNQAIDLFEEWEINHEYVVLSAHRNLKELVNFIENLDNDQYCAIITVAGLSAALPGVVASLTNLPVIGVPINVGPLNGVDALLSMIQMPTGVPVATMGIGNLGVKNAAYFVKRLIEMEGEK, from the coding sequence ATGGCTAAAAAAGTTTTAATAATTTCAGGTAGTAAATCAGACGATATTTTTGTGAATCAAGCTATAGATCTTTTTGAAGAATGGGAAATAAATCATGAATATGTTGTATTAAGTGCTCATAGAAACTTAAAGGAACTAGTTAATTTCATAGAAAACCTAGATAATGATCAATATTGTGCGATAATAACTGTTGCTGGCCTTTCCGCCGCCTTACCAGGTGTAGTTGCCTCATTAACAAATCTGCCCGTCATTGGTGTGCCAATAAATGTTGGCCCTTTAAATGGTGTGGACGCTCTCTTATCAATGATCCAAATGCCAACAGGTGTACCTGTAGCTACGATGGGTATTGGAAATTTGGGAGTAAAAAATGCAGCTTATTTTGTCAAAAGATTGATTGAAATGGAAGGTGAAAAATAA
- the fliJ gene encoding flagellar export protein FliJ, translating into MGFKYRLGRLQNLKEKFEDSARLELGKKVEERKKVEEDIRDLNKKIESFSLEFRNEIKGTVSVTKLTNMIEYKKYLNDQLNSLFKKLNEKIKEEEEALENYLQAKREKDILQKLKDKRLEDYRIEEKRQEIKDLDEVARINYIINNEK; encoded by the coding sequence ATGGGGTTCAAATACAGATTGGGTAGATTACAAAACTTAAAAGAAAAGTTTGAAGATTCTGCGAGACTCGAACTTGGGAAAAAAGTTGAAGAAAGAAAAAAAGTTGAAGAAGACATAAGAGATTTAAATAAAAAAATAGAAAGCTTTTCTCTTGAATTTAGAAATGAAATTAAGGGAACTGTTTCAGTGACCAAATTGACTAACATGATAGAATATAAAAAATATCTTAATGATCAGTTAAACAGTCTTTTTAAAAAATTAAACGAGAAAATAAAAGAAGAAGAAGAGGCTTTAGAGAATTATCTACAAGCAAAAAGAGAAAAAGATATATTGCAGAAACTCAAAGATAAAAGATTAGAGGATTACAGAATAGAAGAGAAAAGGCAAGAAATAAAAGATTTAGATGAAGTTGCTAGGATTAATTATATAATAAATAATGAAAAATAA
- the purM gene encoding phosphoribosylformylglycinamidine cyclo-ligase → MLYKDSGVDINKANESISSIKNIIGDNIGAYAGLFSLKEILLEYNDPILVASTDGIGTKLQLLRDYKMWNTAAVDLVAMNLNDLVCMTAKPLFFLDYYATSSLNKEEFVSFIKHLNETLNEFDCKLLGGETAELPGVFYNNNEDVAGFAVGIAEKNRIFDYSKIEVGDKIIGLTSSGVHSNGFSLVRKLLSEKKIKVTDDLLNPTKLYVNQTLQIIDLIKGAAHITGGGLIDNLPRIIPNGLCACLEFNWKIPKVFEDILNAGVDIKEMFHVFNMGIGMVYIVSKDNLKIVSDILNKEFSEEVQVIGEVLAAEKNNIDKKILIKI, encoded by the coding sequence ATGTTATACAAAGATTCTGGAGTTGACATAAATAAGGCGAATGAAAGCATATCCTCAATAAAGAATATTATAGGAGATAATATTGGCGCATACGCAGGTTTATTTTCATTAAAAGAAATATTATTAGAATATAATGATCCAATATTAGTTGCTAGCACTGATGGAATTGGTACAAAACTCCAGTTACTTAGAGATTATAAAATGTGGAATACAGCTGCAGTAGACCTCGTAGCTATGAATTTAAATGATTTAGTATGTATGACTGCAAAACCATTATTTTTCTTAGATTATTATGCTACATCTTCATTAAATAAAGAAGAATTTGTAAGTTTTATAAAACATTTAAATGAAACGCTGAATGAATTTGATTGCAAATTATTGGGCGGAGAAACTGCAGAATTACCAGGTGTTTTCTACAATAACAATGAGGATGTTGCAGGTTTTGCGGTAGGGATAGCAGAAAAGAATAGGATCTTCGATTATTCAAAGATAGAAGTTGGAGATAAAATAATTGGATTAACTTCTTCAGGGGTTCATTCGAATGGGTTTTCACTTGTAAGAAAATTGTTGAGTGAAAAAAAGATTAAGGTCACTGATGATTTATTGAATCCTACTAAATTATATGTTAATCAAACCTTACAAATAATAGATCTCATCAAAGGTGCTGCACACATTACCGGTGGAGGCTTAATTGATAACTTACCGAGAATAATACCTAATGGTTTGTGTGCTTGTTTAGAATTTAATTGGAAAATCCCAAAAGTTTTTGAAGATATTTTGAATGCCGGTGTAGACATTAAAGAAATGTTTCATGTCTTTAATATGGGTATAGGGATGGTATATATAGTTTCAAAAGATAATTTAAAAATTGTGTCGGATATATTAAACAAAGAGTTTTCAGAAGAAGTCCAAGTTATTGGAGAAGTTTTAGCGGCAGAAAAAAATAATATTGATAAAAAAATATTAATTAAAATATAG
- a CDS encoding radical SAM protein yields MSKFPEMHSLINQGIKSFLISGGLLNDGEIPLRYFQDNLYTLKKTYDLKYNFHTGYIDYEDISYLKKIADVVSYDLIGDKETMINVYGHDFFDRSWDTFFKLLEKGLIVKPHIIIGLNMGQISHEYKVIERLSILNIKNSNTNKVNELIFLVFIPTKGTKFCNEQPPSVEEVKSFLAYVKNKLPNNKLTLGCMHPGGNYRVNLQENLLEIVDKIVQPVNNVVKIAKDMDFNIEYSYECCAF; encoded by the coding sequence ATGTCAAAATTTCCTGAAATGCATTCTTTGATAAATCAAGGTATAAAATCATTTTTGATTAGTGGTGGATTACTGAACGACGGCGAGATTCCTTTAAGATACTTTCAAGACAATTTATACACATTAAAAAAAACTTATGATCTTAAGTATAATTTTCATACTGGATATATTGATTATGAAGATATTTCTTATTTAAAGAAAATAGCTGATGTAGTTTCTTATGATTTAATTGGAGATAAAGAAACTATGATTAATGTTTATGGTCATGATTTTTTTGATAGAAGTTGGGATACATTTTTCAAATTGTTAGAAAAAGGTCTTATTGTTAAACCACATATTATTATTGGTTTGAATATGGGACAAATCTCACACGAATATAAAGTAATTGAAAGATTATCTATTTTGAATATAAAAAATAGTAACACCAATAAAGTAAACGAGCTTATTTTTTTAGTATTTATTCCAACGAAAGGAACTAAATTTTGTAACGAACAACCACCAAGTGTCGAAGAAGTTAAATCTTTTTTGGCCTATGTTAAAAACAAATTACCAAATAATAAGTTAACTCTTGGTTGTATGCATCCAGGAGGAAATTATAGGGTAAACTTACAAGAAAATTTGCTGGAGATTGTAGACAAAATAGTGCAACCCGTAAATAATGTTGTTAAAATAGCTAAAGATATGGATTTTAATATTGAATATTCATATGAATGTTGTGCATTTTGA
- a CDS encoding radical SAM protein: MRCVYCQNFQFSQLGKGREMSSKELGEVFLDLQFNKDASNLDLVTATPYLPFIFEALIYAIERGFNLPIIWNTSSYEKIETLTFLEGIVDIYLPDIRYTSNIVGKKYSGVNDYWSKARLAVKEMYRQIGDTFLLKEDKDTIELKRGIIIRLLVLPNYLNQAKEALKFIKYEISENVHISLMDQYVPVYKAKQYEKISRYLSKSEYIEVINYMNNLGFKNGWIQTHLLDKSY; encoded by the coding sequence ATGCGATGTGTCTATTGTCAAAATTTTCAATTTAGTCAACTGGGAAAAGGCAGAGAAATGTCATCAAAAGAATTGGGAGAAGTTTTTCTGGATTTACAATTTAATAAAGATGCTTCAAATTTAGATTTGGTTACAGCCACACCTTATTTGCCATTTATTTTTGAGGCATTAATATACGCAATTGAAAGGGGATTTAATCTTCCAATAATATGGAATACTTCATCATACGAAAAGATTGAAACTTTAACTTTTTTGGAAGGTATAGTTGATATTTATTTACCAGATATAAGATATACAAGTAATATTGTTGGTAAAAAATATTCAGGTGTAAATGATTATTGGTCCAAAGCACGGCTAGCTGTAAAAGAAATGTATCGACAAATTGGAGATACATTTCTTTTGAAAGAAGATAAAGATACAATAGAACTGAAAAGAGGTATAATTATTAGATTATTAGTTCTTCCAAATTATTTAAACCAAGCAAAAGAAGCCCTTAAATTTATTAAATATGAAATTTCTGAAAATGTTCATATTAGTTTAATGGATCAATATGTCCCTGTTTATAAGGCAAAACAATATGAAAAAATATCTCGTTATTTATCTAAATCTGAATATATTGAAGTTATAAATTATATGAACAATCTTGGTTTTAAAAATGGTTGGATACAAACTCATTTGTTAGATAAAAGTTACTAA
- a CDS encoding sigma-54 interaction domain-containing protein, which translates to MTEVELMKSILDQLQEGIMIMDERETIIYINDAACRIFEVDKEEILGQSVVETVPNTRLHIVLRTGEPEYDKLQNLGNKVILTSRMPIKNSKNETIAVAAVFRDITTIQKLAEEITNLREMEALLTSIIDSTSDAISVADEEGRVTMVNRAYTKITGLTPREVIGKPATVDLAEGESLHILCAKEKKPIFNVRKRLATNKKEVVASVTPIFVKNEFKGSVAVIHDISEIQRLINELEATKRMLKKQSARYTFHDIVAHSDSMKNVITQATKVASVDVDILLVGEFGVGKEVLAQAIHNASQRKNEPYLRLNLSLLSKERQHEYLFGENSYLLKGEKGTVFLENVHAMDLEVQDKFLKFLIERTIENDSYSCSSGVRLIFATTEDLKMLVGLGKFSKELYYKISVVTIEVPALRERKEDIPELAKQLLHGLNQKYGRIVYGFTDDAIEKLINYSWPGNIRELENVLDRAMLTLGEDDVVITSAHIPDLLESNENIKGSLKEMTEEYEKKIILELLEVCHGNKTEVARRLGLTVRNLYYKLDRYGIK; encoded by the coding sequence ATGACAGAAGTAGAATTGATGAAGTCTATTTTAGACCAGTTACAGGAAGGCATCATGATTATGGATGAAAGAGAAACGATAATATATATCAATGATGCTGCCTGTAGAATTTTCGAAGTAGATAAAGAAGAAATTTTAGGACAGAGTGTAGTTGAAACCGTTCCTAATACAAGACTCCATATAGTCTTGAGAACAGGTGAACCAGAGTATGATAAATTGCAAAATTTGGGTAATAAAGTTATATTAACTTCTAGAATGCCAATAAAGAACAGTAAAAATGAGACTATTGCAGTAGCCGCAGTTTTTAGAGATATAACTACTATACAAAAGTTGGCAGAAGAAATAACTAATTTAAGAGAAATGGAAGCTTTGTTGACTTCCATAATTGATTCTACTTCAGATGCTATATCGGTTGCTGATGAAGAAGGAAGAGTTACAATGGTTAATAGAGCTTATACAAAGATTACCGGATTAACTCCAAGAGAAGTTATAGGAAAACCTGCTACTGTAGATCTAGCAGAAGGAGAAAGCTTACATATTTTATGTGCAAAAGAGAAAAAACCTATTTTTAATGTTCGGAAAAGATTAGCTACGAATAAAAAAGAGGTTGTTGCCAGTGTTACTCCAATATTTGTAAAAAATGAATTTAAGGGTAGTGTTGCAGTAATTCATGACATTTCTGAAATTCAAAGATTAATTAATGAATTAGAAGCAACCAAAAGAATGCTTAAAAAACAAAGTGCCAGATATACTTTTCATGATATAGTTGCTCATTCTGATTCTATGAAAAATGTAATTACCCAGGCAACAAAGGTAGCTTCTGTGGATGTTGATATTCTTTTAGTTGGTGAATTTGGAGTTGGAAAAGAAGTATTGGCACAAGCAATACATAATGCTAGTCAAAGAAAAAACGAACCTTATTTAAGGTTAAACCTATCATTACTTTCTAAAGAGAGACAACATGAATACCTATTCGGAGAAAATAGTTATTTGCTTAAAGGTGAAAAAGGAACCGTTTTTTTGGAAAATGTTCATGCTATGGATTTAGAAGTTCAAGATAAATTTCTTAAATTTTTGATTGAAAGAACTATAGAAAATGATTCTTATAGTTGTAGTTCAGGTGTCAGATTAATTTTTGCCACTACAGAAGATTTAAAAATGTTAGTTGGTTTGGGGAAGTTTTCTAAAGAACTGTATTATAAAATTTCAGTAGTTACTATAGAAGTTCCAGCTCTTAGAGAAAGAAAAGAAGACATACCAGAACTTGCAAAACAATTACTACATGGTTTAAATCAGAAATATGGGAGAATAGTGTATGGTTTTACTGATGATGCTATTGAGAAGTTAATTAATTATTCATGGCCAGGTAACATAAGAGAGCTAGAAAATGTTTTGGATAGAGCTATGCTTACATTAGGTGAAGATGACGTGGTTATCACTTCAGCACATATTCCTGATCTACTTGAGTCAAATGAAAATATTAAAGGTTCTTTAAAAGAAATGACCGAAGAATACGAAAAAAAGATTATTTTAGAGCTTTTAGAAGTTTGTCATGGAAATAAAACTGAGGTTGCAAGAAGATTAGGCTTGACTGTTCGTAATTTATATTACAAACTTGATAGATATGGTATTAAATGA